One part of the bacterium genome encodes these proteins:
- the rpmG gene encoding 50S ribosomal protein L33 translates to MAKKGKREKIKLESTAGTGHFYTTTKNKTNTPHKLEFKKYDPKARKHVVYKETKLK, encoded by the coding sequence ATGGCCAAGAAGGGCAAGCGCGAGAAGATCAAGCTGGAGTCCACGGCGGGGACCGGTCATTTCTATACGACCACCAAGAACAAGACCAACACGCCGCATAAGCTCGAGTTCAAGAAGTACGACCCGAAGGCTCGCAAGCACGTCGTCTACAAGGAGACCAAGCTCAAGTAG